GCAACCGGAGCATCTTGGAAGCAGCTTTGAGTCTTGCTGCACTTGGCATTCCTATTTTAGTTCCCAGACCTTTGCCTTTGAAATTGCAGCAGGAAAGCCTGACTCTTCAAAACACCATTTCTTGACCACCTTTGGGGCATCTGAGCATGTTTCGCTCGtgtgtgctattttttttttttctcatttgtgctGCAGGAATAGGGAAGAACGTGATCTGTGAGAAAGCTGCTACCTCTGTGGATGCCTTCAGGATGGTCACAGCTGCCAGGTATTACCCCAAGCTGATGAGCATCGTTGGGAATGTTCTCCGTTTCTTGCCTGCCTTTGTGAAGATGAAGCAGTTGATAGAAGAACACTACGTGGGCAACGTGATGATCTGTGACGTACGAGTTTACGGGGGAAGCCTGCTCAGCCACAAGTACAACTGGATCTGTGACGAGCTGATGGGAGGAGGTGGTCTGCATACAATGGGAACCTACATTATCGACCTCCTAACTCACCTCatcagcaggagagcagagaaggTCCACGGTTTGCTCAAGACTTTTGTGAAGCAGAACACAGCTATAAGTGGGATCCGCCATGTCACTAGCGAtgacttctgctttttccagATGCTAATGAGCGAGGGTGTCTGTTGCACTGTGACTCTCAACTTCAACATGCCTGGATCGTTCATCCATGAAGTCATGATTGTTGGGTCTACCGGTCGCCTCATAGCTCGCGGGACGGACTTGTATGGGCAGAAAAACACCGCGCTCCAAGAAGAACTACTGTTTACAGACTCTCTGACTGTCAACAAGGGCCTTTTGGATAAGGGGTTTAAAGACATCCCGCTGCTTTACCTAAAAGGAATGGTGTACATGGTGCAAGCACTGCGGCAGTCTTTCCAAGACCAGGAAGACCGTCGGACATGGGATCATAAACCTGTCTCTATGGCAGCCTCTTTTGAAGATGGTCTGTACATGCAGAGTGTGGTAGAGGCCATCAAGAAATCCAGCAGGTCAGGGGAGTGGGAGGCTGTTGAGGTGATGACCGAGGAACCAGATGCCAATCAAAACCTCTGCGAGGCGCTTCAGAGAAATAACTTATGAACATTCCTGCTTTGGAAGATAGGACAATTAACACGTCTGGCTGTAATGTAAAAAAACTCTCCATTTTTAAGATATGTGGATTCTTATTTAATGACCTGAGTTCCTTGGTTTTTTAAACGTGTGAAATACATCATGTTCTGATAGAAACTGTTCTGATTTAAATTGGTTAAAGAgttttaaatgtttccatttttgcaaatgtttaaTTTTTGGTTTGGAGACTGGTAGGAAAACTTGAATTGCCCTTTGCACTTGCGGTAGCTGAAGTGAAGCATGGGATCTCTGCCATTGCATGGCTTGGAAATGGGACACAACCCCTGTTGCACAGGTTGcttattttaacagttttaacACGAGAGCACATAGAGTAAGATCAGGGAGTATCTGTTGTTCAGatgccttttccttctctcttgaaGACTCATTAAGTTTTACTCCTCCGTTTGTAAAATTTTATAAAAGAGTTTAGTGATGTTACAGGTTTCTAAACTCCTATAGGACAAGAAGTAGAAGGAACGGATTAAAGTTTCTAACATAAGGATCAGCCTTTTGGCTTCCTGCACGTggcaaatgtttttcaaattcatTTGAACTGGTATTTTATTTAAGTGACGCTATGAATTCTCTGTTGACGGTGTCTTGGCAGGAAAATCTGCAGGAAGTCTGTGATGATTTGTGCTATTCTTCCATATCTGTAGTCGTTACTCCTTCTGCTCAAGAGGCTGCCTGCATCTTGAGCTTTTTTCCATAAGGTCTGTGTCCATCGGTTGTGTTTACTGCCTGGCAGCACCGGTGCCGTGACTGCGGGGCCACGTTCTCATTTCTGTGACTGTTAATAAATGCCTCCCAGGGTCACAGGATTTCCACGGTGTCGTGGGTAATGAAGTCGTACAGCATTAACCTCCCGGGGACCTGAAGATGGAGGTAAGGCGGTATTTCCTACCTCTGGCAGCTTTCTTAACGTGCTGGCTGGGTAATTGTCACACTACACATCCTGAGTTGAGAGAATGGGGACTGAACTGTCATGGGGAAGTCTGCTCTTAATCTCAAACACTGGATATTAACCCTCTGGCCCTGCCCATCCTCACGCCCTCCTGCAGCTTGTGTCCGGTGGAGAGATCTGTTGGGTGCAAGTTCGTTCCATTTGAGAAACGTTTCTCTCTGAGGCAGGTATGCGGAAGGCATAGTCCAATTTTACGACATTTATTTTGTGtacttgaaagctttttttaacGTATTTCCCACTAAACTGTAACcctgtgtatttatgtatattaACATGCAAACTGCTGTTTCATAAGCTGGTCCTTCCTGAAAAGTATCTCGttttctacagaaataaaaagttgtGTTTGTTGAGGGCATTCTTTATGCAGCTGTGTGCTTGTGTTTGGTTTGGTCAAGCTGAAACCATCCTAATAAATGTGAACAGGAGACTTACAGCTGGGGCTCAGTAGCTGTTCAGTCCTTCCCTACTTCTGTGCTCTTTTGCTGCCAGCTGGGCAGCTTGGGTGTGGAAAAGGTAGGAGAGAGCTCTGTGCTAGCCTAGCAAGTGTCACCCATTTATCACCAAGGGAAAGTAGGTCCCACCAGAAGATGTATTTCCCACCTCTTTGCTGTTTCCCTCAGACTACAGCTGAGATCCTCTCGCCTGTCTTGGACTTATCATGTCAACTTTTGTGATTAACAGgatctttatttttctgcctgaCTCATCGTAGAAATTGCTGGAAGACACCAACTAAGAAGCAAAATCCCCGTAGTACTGATGGGACCGCTTTCTTTGCTCAGTGTGTGAATCAGGTATTTACCTTTgggtatttatttactttcaaaacattaaaactcTGATAGAAACAAGTCTACTGATACACTGTTTTAAAGGGTAGGGGTGTGGCTGCTCCTGTGCTCTGCACAATCTCATCTCTGCTGTGAGCTGGATGAAGAAAGCAAATGGTTGAAATTTATTCTCTGTTCCCAGCTACAGCAGGTGGAGCAGTGAAAGCTGCGTCTCTGCAAACCTTCCTTTACAGGTGGAGGGCTGGTGTCCCTTCCACAGCTCTGAGCACCTAATGTCTGTGATGTCTATGTGCTATGTAAAGCAGGTGAGATAACGTCTCCTGAGCTCGCCTGGAAGTTGCCACCTTCATTCAGACAGAAGAGCTCTGGCTTATTTCATGTCAGTTCTGGATCTGTTTTGAAGCTGCCCTCCTTGAACTGAGAACCTTCCTTTGTGCCTTCGTCAGTATGTTTGTACTGGGCAGAAAATCCTAAAGTACAACTCCTACAGGAGTAGAAGGAAGCACAAAGCATCTCCAGATAGACCCAAGTGATGCCAGCGGAGGAAGGAGGGTTGCCAAGACTCCTGGCTGAGCAGGAGACCTGACCGCAGAAGCGTACAGAGAGGTGGAACGGGCTTCTCGTAGGCTGGCTGCAGCCTCCGGCTGCCCTGCACAGGCAGGGTGGGAGGGTGGCCGAAGGAGCGCTCCTTTGGATGAGGCGGATCCCTGTTGTGACATCTGGATGTGCAATCCCTGTTTGCCTACCGCAGATGTAGTGGAAACGCCTGCTGGTTAGTGCTGCTCGCAGAGGGGGACAGGCcccgctctgctgcctgctgcagaaaGGCAGCGCCGCACCGTCCCCTCCTGTGTCCCCTGCACGGGGTGATCTCCAGCGGCGAGGCTCAAAGCTGGTCCCCAGGCTCCTGCTTTTCACACATGAGGAGGGAATGACAGCACGTGCATCCTAAGGCCAAGTGATGTGCAGgaatattttataatgaaaaaattgcttttttttcagagaagtcaGGTTCTCtgcaaccaggaaaaaaacaaaacaaacaaacaaacaaaaaccccaaaaccaataAACCCACAGCTGTATTTGTATTGGCAAGGTGATGATCACCACCCTGCAGGTCAGGCTGTAGTAGCCAAACAGGAGGCAGACAGCTGCGTGGCTATTTATACTGAGGAAAGAGCGGTGGCACCAGGAGAGCTGCGTATCTGAGCATCCTATCAATATCAACCTGCACGGATTTGTCACCCGCTCCTGGGGCTGGGATCTCCAGAGCGCCGCTGGCCCAGGTATCTGCAAGAGGAGTGAGTACATCAACAGCCCAGCCGCGGAGACAGGCTGAGTATTCGCACCAGCAGGATGCCAGGTCCCAGCAGCACGCGTGGGACGGCCGCTCTGGGTCTCCAGCCTGACCTCCTGCTTGGAGCAGGCCTGTCACCAGCTCCGGCTCAGGCTGGCCATGGCTTTGTCCCACCAAGTCTTGGAAAACAACTCTGGAACCTGGAGACTGTGGAGTCAACTGAAGAGTGCTGTCCTAAGGGGAAGGATCCTGCTCTGTTCGGCTGGGTCACCTAAGAGCTTCAAGAGAAAACTtaagggcagagctgctgcaaatGGTGACCCAGAGGCATCCAAGCCGCTTCTCTAAAAGCTAGGGGCAAGGGCAGAAGAAACAGGATAAAGTGACAAAACCTGCACAGGCAAGGGCAAAGCCTCGATTTCTGGGGGGCGAGCTACGGGGACCAGCAGGTCATGGGCAGGACAAGGCCAGCTCCCTGGGGAATACAGGAGCTGGGCAAACCTTACTGGAGCTCACCCTCTAGCTGTGGAGCAGTTGCCCTCCCGGGGGCTCCAGGGACCTGGCTTGGCAGTGCCAGCCCTGGGACTTCATCTTCTGCTGCTGGGTGCATCAGCTCCGGCATGTCGAAGTTGATATACTGGTACAAGGGTCGCAGGCGCGGCAGTTGTCCTGGAGAGGTACAAGAAGAGCCCAGCGCTGACACCCCCTtccctgccagggctgtgctgtaGCTCacgggctgctgcagccctgagaggagaggaagaatatTACTCCTGCCAGAGAGGAACCAAGGGCTGCAGGGGGAGGCAGATGCCCTTGAGCTGAGGCTTTCTGGTGGAATAAAAGCCAGGGATACATGGCCATATCCCAGAGACAAAAGAGCAGCTGGAGGGAAGAGCCATGGCGAGCCTGCCTGGGCATCACAGTGCCCCGCTGAAAACTCACCAGTGGCAGAGCCCCTGTAATCAACCGACCCATGGGGACGCTGCCAGGTCCGGGAGAAGCAGAAGGGCTGGGGACCACCCTCTTGTACTATGGATCCAGCCTTAGACCAGCGTAATTCCTGAGACAAGTCAGCTAAAGCACACGCCGTGCCAGCCCAGTTCAGCTTGTGCGGCTGCAGCCACCAGCTTTGCTCACCCAGCGTGTCCTGGGACGTGGCCCCTCTGGGGGGGCGCAGACTGCTCGCAcgtctctttttcttccttttcttctgctgtgcGGCAGAGGGGCCAGCATCGCCTCCAAGGGCGCCCGGCTCCTGGGCGCGGGGATGTGCCCTCTGGAAATCAGGGTGCTGCAACAGGAGCACTTGCGAGTTGACCCTGCAGGACAGAAACCAGCTGCGGGGCACGGCCAGGTAGGGCTCTGGCTGCGGTGGGAGACGGAGCCCTGCGGCACCTCAGGGGGGGGGGTCCATGCCCTGGCACAGGAGCTGCGTCCAAGTGCAGCCCTCCCCCTTGGTCTGTGCCCATGCTATGGCACAGCCGTGCCTGGGGCTGGCCGGCACCTCGCTGCTCCTGCCCTGGCCGTGCTGGCTCAGCTCCCTGGCTGGTTCTGGACGTGGCTGGTGGTCACTGACTGTGGCTGATGCATGGCTCCGGGCTACTGCATTGCCATAGCTGCCATTCCCTTTCCAATATGAGCCCCGTGACTCTTTGGGCTTCTCCCTTCCCTGGTTTATCTGCTCTTTTAAACTCTAAGCAACTCTCAAAATTGCTACAAACCGAGCTCCCTAGATtctcaacaaaataaaaccagaatgatgTCCAGCCACAAATCCTGGATACTAATATCTTCCATCCCACGTTCATCCCTTCCTCCCAACCTTGTTTCACCCTCGTGCAACGCGGCCTGCCCGGGGCAGACCCAGGCCTCTCTGGCGACTGCTCCTGGCACGGTGAACCAAGCTGCGTTGCAGGACGAAGCTGGCTCGCGAAGGAAACATGGTGACTTACTTTGCCCCCTTGAGTTTGAAACCGTAGGCTAGCAGCCAGGCCCGCAGCGCCGTGACACAGCTGAGATCCGCCAGCTCCGGGAAAAGCTCTTTGttcttccccatctcctcctcgTACAGTTCGGCATGGACAAGGATACCTCGCCCGTCCTCAGACCACTGCGGCGGACACGAGGGACAGCACTGGCAAGGGATGGTCCCGTCCTGCCAGTCCCTGCACCCGCTTTCCTCGGGTGTGGATGACCCTGCCACCGAGGCTTGGACCCTTTGCTGACCATTAACAACCACCGGGATTTAGGGTTTTACCCCCAACGTGGCCCCAAGGTCTTGGAGGCAAACCTGGCTGGCTGGTGAGTGGGACCAACCTGCACGACTGCAGTGTCTGTCTATGATGGGTGGGACCGTGGGGCTGGGTGGCCCCAAGAGTCCCGCTGGccctcctggggctctggttgccACCTTGCCCCCCATCACCCACAGTGGCACCACCAGGCCCCAAGCAGCAACTGGGGACACCCTCGAGCATGCCACCAGGGCAGAAAAACGCTCTACAAGGAGATGGCTGGAATTTACTCAGCTGCCATTTCATGCAGCTTGATTAGAAGCTCGCAGATAACTATTTGGGGTCATTTCTCTCAGTTTGAGAAAGACTTGGGAGTAACATCATGCCTTTTGTTTCTGGGGAGCAGACCCAGCCCCAGGGACATCCACCCGCTACAGAAAGGAGCTTTTCccattccttccccctccccaaatttcGGCGCACATCGGGATCCCATGTTCGCGCACAAGGCTCGCACAGGGGCAAGTGCCATGCTCATGGCGCTCGGGAACAAAGCCTGTGCTCATTGCAACTCCCACGTCCAACGCGGCATCGCCCTTCACCTCCAAAGCTTTGACGTCTGGGTTCTCCAGGGCTGCAGAGAGCTGAGCGAGGACGTGCCCAGGCTCCCGGCTGCCGCGCTGCCCCTCCTCGGGGCTCCTCACCAGGGCAGGAGGCTCCGGCACCGGGGCTGACATGGCAGATGCTCTAGGCCACCGGCGGGGTCTGCGTGCAGACCAACGTCTCCATGAGTGTTTGGTTTGGCACGGGGGCTCACCCCAACGGCTGTGCCAGGCCGCGGTGAGCCCCCTCCACAGGGACGTGGGCACCAGCCGCCTCTCCCTGCTGAGGGGCAGCGGTTCCCCCTCCCAGGCCTGCGTCTGGGTGGTGGCTTTGGGGGGGCTCATCTCTGCCCAGCACAAGGCCCCCATGAGCTGCTCCAAAGCAGCCGTCCCTAGGAGCTCTCCCAATACACCCGGGGACGCAGGGAGGTGAAAACCTCCCAGTGCTGAGCTCAGCCATTAGCCCCCCGGCTCCAGCACCCCACTTGTTCAGTAAACCTGTAACCGaggccctccccaccccaccctgagCTGCCAGAAGACCCCAACTGCTCCAGCACACCTTGCACCTCTGCCTTCTACCTCCTTCAGGCCAACCATCTGCACCCAGCCCCTGGCCAAAGCCTTGGCATTGCCTCCCCTTCCACCGGGAACGAGGTGGGGCAGCCCCTACACAGGTTTAGTGTCTAAAAAGGACCATTATATTCTGATATATTAAGGACTATCCCTTTCTGATCTAACCTCCTTCCTGAATTCATTCCCTGTTTGTCTGTTAAACGGACATCTAAATGTGATTTCAGCATTTCCGCTGACCGACCGCAACCCTGCGAGGCTGCAGGCACCGATTACCCGCCCCGAGCATCTCACCACCGGCCCCCGCAGACGCCGGCTTCCCTGTCCAGCCACGAAACCTCCGGCGAAGCGGCCCCGTGCCCCGAAGGCAGCACGGGGAGGACTGGCATAGGCCACTGAAAGCTGCAAAAGCCAGCCGCGAGTGTTTTAAGTCATGGTAACGGGATGAGCGGTGTCACTTCAAGCCTgtcctcccacctctccccttTGAGCCTCCCCTGTACCCCAGGCTCAGCTCTGGGGACGGTTTGAAGGCATCAGTTGGGCAGGAGATTCCAGAAGACCGTTAACCCCCACGGGGGACGTGCCGGCAATAGGTCCCACAGATCTGGGCTCCTGTGTGAGAAGGGaggtggagaaactggagagggccCAGGGGATGTTCCCCGGCACCTGGGGGATGCAGTGGAGCTGGGCCGATGGGCCTGGCCGCGGTGGTGACAGAGGTTCAGGGGTCCTGGGGACGCTGCAGCCCTGGGAAAGGTCACCAGGAGATGGGGAGTCTCCgtcctcagggacggcagggctCTGCGGGACATGGCTGTGGCCATCCCGACCTGGCACTGCTGACAGCCCTGCTCCGATGGGGATGAAGGACCCCGGTGGCCCCCTCCCCGTGAACGCTGCTGCGGGGTCTATGGAGACCAGCACCAAGTCCCACCCCTCAAGCCAGCAGCCTGGAAAATGCCAGGATTTTGTGTGACTTTTGCACCGTGGAGCGTTCAGGAGAGGCTGACTGTGAGCGGAGAAGTGGTCCCTGTCTCCATCATACAGGAGAAACAGGCTCTTGCACAGCTCCTTTATCATCACGATGGCATTTTATAGCCTGGAGAGAGTGATGTGGCAATCAAAGGGGTGCTTCAGCAGGTGAAGGCTGACCCCAGCACCCGTGTCTCCTCTGCTCAGCGATAAATGCTCTGAAATTTGTTTAACCACCCATGTCCAGAGCAATGGCGCCGAGATGTACCGTTACGAGGGAAGCGTGGTTATGGGCAAACACATCCCCGCACACCGTGGTCTCCTGGTGCAGCAAACCTGGCTAGTGTGGTCACTCTGCTACTTTTCGTTCGACCAAGCCAAGGGGGTCTTCTGCGCTCGCCCAGCAAACAACGGCCTTTCAGCTTGACGGCAAGCACGCCCTAAGCCCGATTTATTCAGCTGCTtgacttggaaagaaaaattgcagaaaggagaaaatatttcagcaaaatataCCTCAAGACTCCTTCTGTAACTGCCTTTCAGGGTTTTCTTCCGAGATACGCACCGTTACGCACTGAAGTTTGGATACTGGGAAGCCCATTCCCACATTTTTTGCTTGCTATAGGTGCTTTGATCCACTGCACCAGCCTCGTTCCAAGCTGCAGGGTAAGCACGTAAATAGAGACAGCTCTAGAGAGAGACTTCCTCGGTCCTGCGAAGGCTGGGGTACCCCTCTGGCCCccagctcccttcctccccaggcCCTGAAGGCCAGCGGTCCAGCGGCCGGGGGGTGTAAGTCCGGCGGGCAGCGAAGTCCGGCGGGATCCTCCCCAAAAACCTCGGGGACAGAGGAGGCTGGGGGCACGGGCGGGAGATCAACCCTCGCTATagagccagccccagccagggggGCCCTCTCGtcctgccgccgccgggccgcaGCTGCCAGCGGGTTGaaccagccccggccccgccgccccggccccgccgccccggccccgccgccccggccccgccgccccggccccgccgccccggccccgccgccccggccccgccgccccggccccgccgccccggccccgccgccccggccccgccgccgctccgggcgGGGCCCGccctggccccgccgcccctcccggcGGAAGCGGCGGTtgccgggagcgcggcggggccgggccttCGGCTCCCGGCGGGCGGATCCAGTCGAGGCCCAAAGCCGCGGCCTCCTCGGCCCCGCGTTGGGcccgtccccccccggccccagcccctcgccccgggCCGCAGGCGGGAGAGCTTCTCTGCGGCCTCCCTCGGTGAGTCCTCTCGGGGGAGCCGGAGAGATCCCTCACGGGCCCCAGTGCCCGGGGGCTGTCCCGAGGATGTCCGCCGGGCAGCGCGGCACCGGGACGGCAGAGGCCGGGGACTGCGGGGGAGCCGGTCTGGGAAATGCCGGaacagggggctgggggccgccgTGCCCCTTCCGAGGGCAGGAGGGGCGAAGCGCAGCCCTGGCCACAGCCTgcagccccggggaaggggggctgCCCCCCTGGGTGAAGCGCTGGGggctcctgcccgcccccgcgggcagccccgctccgACACCCCCAGCTCTGCGTTTCTGGCCGTgcctcccccgcgccccctccccaggcacacGGGGAATGAAAGGAGCGAAgaaggggttttttgggggtatCCAGCGCTGTTCAGCGGGGTCTTGGACCTCAGCCCGTGCCCCAGGACTGGCTCGGTGTTGGTTTCCCCTGGCAGCGCAGCCGGGGGAGAGCGTGGACCGCGAGGCGCAGCTGCAGTCTCCGTCGCTGGACCCGGTGTTGCACGTCGGGTCCCGTCAGCCCGGCGCGCGGCTCGTCCTTGCATCGGAGCGGAATCCCACGCGTTAAGGTGGGGCCGCTCTTGTGTCGTCCTTCCTTGCTCTCCTGAGAGAGGGCTTGGCTGCAGCTCTGCAATACCCACATCAGTCTCTGCCCACCTTCCAGCGCCGAGCGCAGCCCTCGTTCACCTCCTGCttgaggctgctgctgcaggacacgTGTTTGACGGCTTGGGCAGACTGTACGAGCTGGCTTTGTTCCGAAAGAGCTGTTGGTGGACACGTGCCCAGCTCCTAGAGAACAGATGTCCCACGTGCAAACGACGGCACCGCTGTACCCCCGTACCTGGACCCCTTTGTTTTCAgagagacaaaagagaaaatgggTCTTGGAGACTGGCAGTGGGGAAGAGCTGGTGGTACCTGGGGGAACCTGCACGGGGAATAGTATTAAAAGGCGAATACTAATCTCTCCCGTTGCAGTCTGCAGAGGATAGCAAGGGGAAAGCATAGGCCCGGACTAACATCACTGGGTAGGTTCACAGCACATAGACCTCATTTCCTGACCCCCAGTTCTGCAGGAGGTGTGGCCCCGGACCCGTGTGCCCCCCTGTTCTGGTGCAGCCCTGGGGCACAGAGGTTATCCTGGTGCTTCCTTCCATTTCAGCTAAAACTACTGAGGGCGGAAGCAAACAGCCAAGAGGAGCTGCATGGAGATAAGCCCTTTGATTTGCCGCAGATGACTTGCTCTGCCTGTCACAGCTTATCAcagctgtgggatttttttttcccatgctttttGCAGAGCTTGGCTCATAAAGGCGTGAAGCTGGTCTTGCTTCAGCTCCGTGTGTGGTAGCAGCTTCCTGGCCAGAGACCCAGGCACAGTGAAAATGTGATCTGTGAAGAAGAGGGAGTGCTTCAGAGTCAGACGCAGCAGGTTCAGGGCTGTGAAAAACACCTGCCAAAGCCTTGTCCG
This Calonectris borealis chromosome 12, bCalBor7.hap1.2, whole genome shotgun sequence DNA region includes the following protein-coding sequences:
- the GFOD2 gene encoding glucose-fructose oxidoreductase domain-containing protein 2, coding for MKMLPGVGVFGTGSTARVLVPLLRAEGFSIEALWGKTEEEAKQLAEEMNISFYTSRTDDVLLHQDVDLVCINIPPPLTRQIAVKALGIGKNVICEKAATSVDAFRMVTAARYYPKLMSIVGNVLRFLPAFVKMKQLIEEHYVGNVMICDVRVYGGSLLSHKYNWICDELMGGGGLHTMGTYIIDLLTHLISRRAEKVHGLLKTFVKQNTAISGIRHVTSDDFCFFQMLMSEGVCCTVTLNFNMPGSFIHEVMIVGSTGRLIARGTDLYGQKNTALQEELLFTDSLTVNKGLLDKGFKDIPLLYLKGMVYMVQALRQSFQDQEDRRTWDHKPVSMAASFEDGLYMQSVVEAIKKSSRSGEWEAVEVMTEEPDANQNLCEALQRNNL